GCCTGACCGCCGCCCTGCCGCCCGAGGGCGTGCCGGTCTCGACGGCGGCGATCAACTTCGACCTGCCGGTGATGTGCGCGGTCGCGGTGCTTTGCTTCCCGATCTTCTTCACCAAGGGCCGAATCAGCCGAGGCGAAGGCCTGCTCATGCTCGGCTACTTCGCGGCGTACATGGCTTACTTGCTGCTCGACGCGACGGGCCACGAGGCCGTCACGCCGCTGAGCTGGGTGATGCTGGCGTTCGTGGTTCCGCTGACGGTGATCGGCCTGACCGGCGCGGCAGTCCTGTCGTTCCGCGAACGCCTTCAGCGTCGAGAACGCCTGATGGAGCTGCGTGAAGCGCGAGCGGGCTCGGCGTCGTAAGCTTCGCCATGCTGCCCACCTTCGAGAGCGAATTCCAGCAGTGGTTCTGGGCCGTCGTGCTGGCTCTGTTCGCGTTGCTGATGCTCTTCGTCGGTTACAAGGTCGGGCGGTGGCTGGGCGTGGGCAGCCAGAAGAAGACGATGCAGCGGAAGGAAGAAGAACTCTTCAGCGCCCAGCGTGGGTTCAAGCAGGTGTACGACCAGGAGCTCGACGCGCTCAAGGTGGAGAACACGCAGCTGAAGGAAGACAAAGAGAGCCTCATGTCGCGTGTCGAGGAGTACCGACGCAAGGCCGCCGGCTACGGCGGGCTTTTCAACTCTGGCGGCAAGCAGGCGGACGCGATGTACGCCCTGCTCCTGGAGAACGAGGCCCTGGAAGAAGCCCTGTTCACGCAGAACGACAAGCTGCGTCAAGAGCGCACCGACGCCGTGAAGGAACAGCTCCGCGCTGCCAGCTATCGGCGTGTGCTGATGAGCCAGCTGATGGAAGAGGGCAAGATCACCGACACCGCCCGCCAGATCGTCGGCGACAGCAACGAACCCAGCCGCCAACTCCCCGGCGGCGGCGACGGCCAAGACCGCCACGGCTAGGCCGGCTTCGTCCCCACATAGATCACCGCGACACCGAAGGTCACGGGCGTCTGTTTGACGTCGACGAAGCCAGCATCTTCCAGCTCCTGCTGCATGACATGCCGCGGCTTGAACGTCTCGACGCTGCTGGCGAGATAGCGGTACGCCCCGGTCTTGTCGCGAGCGACGAGGCTGGCGAGGCGTGTGAGGACGTGGTTGAAGTAGAAGTCGTAGCCGGTGCGGATGAGCCGGTTGGTCGGCTTGCTGAACTCCAACACGACGACCCGTCCGCCAGGCCGAAGCACGCGGAAGAACTCGTCGTAGGCCGTGCGCGAGTCACCGACGTTGCGGATGCCGAAGGCAATCGAGACGACGTCGGCTGAGGCGTCCGACATGGGAAGCCGTTGCGCGTCGCCACTCGCATAGACCGCTCCGCTGGCGGTCTTCTTCACGGCCGGCGGCAGCATCTCGTGTGTGTAGTCCACGCCGATGACTGGTGCCGGCTTCCCAAGGCGAGCGACCGCGTCGGCATAGAGGATCGTCAGATCGCCGGTCCCACAGGCGACATCCACGACGCGATCGTCTCCCTTGAGCTGCGACAGCTTCACCGCTTTGCGTCGCCACGACTGGTCGATGCCGAGCGACCAGAGTCGGTTGTTGAGGTCGTAGCTGGGCGCGATCGCTGCAAACATGTCGCGGACGCGCCTCTGCTTGTCGGCTTCCTTGTGCGGATCGCGTAGCCGCTCGCGATCCCAGATCTCGCCGTCAACCTTCTGCACGCGACGACGCTAGAGGGTCGGCATTCGACAACCATCAAACCTGGTGGCATCCGAGTCGTCCCCTACCCTGCTGTGTGACGACCGCTCAGCCGCTGCGTGGTGTTGATGCGCTGGGGGCGTTCGCGGCCGACATCAAGCTGTCGCACAGCATCTTCGCGATGCCCTTCGCCCTCCTTGCGGCAACTTTGGCGGCGAAAGAGGCGCAGTTCGGTGAGACCTGGGGCGTTGGCACGTTCGTTCTTGTGGTCGTCTGCATGATTGCCGCTCGGACCGTCGCGATGGGCGCCAACCGCCTGCTCGACGCGGAGATTGACGCGAAAAACCCCCGGACCAGCAGACGTTCGATCCCGGCCGGGCGACTGACCAAGCGGTATGTCGCGACGACCGTTGTGGGTTGGGCGATCGCATTCGAGGTCGCCTGCGTCGGGTTCGGCCTGATCTACGGCAACTGGCTTCCGGCGATGCTCGGGCCGGTGGTGCTGGCGGTGCTGGCGGCTTATCCGTTGCTCAAGCGGTTCACGAGTCTGTGCCACTACTACCTCGGCCTGTGCCTCGCGCTGGCTCCGCCGTGTGCGTGGATTGCGGTGGCCGGCACGATCGCGATCGAGCCTGTCCTGATGGGCCTGGCCGTGCTCTGCTGGACGGCCGGCTTCGACGTCATCTACGCGACGGCTGACGTGGAGACGGACGTGCGTGACGGCGTTCACTCCGTGCCGTCGAAGCTCGGCATCGCCAAGGCGCTGTGGGTCAGTCGCGCAACGCACGTCGTGGCGATGGCGTTCCTCGTTGCGCTGGGCGTCGCGTCGCCATTGCTGGGCGTGGTCTGGTACGCGGCTGTGGCGATTGTGGGCGGGTTGTTCGTTGTCGAACACCGGCTGGTCCGGGCGGATGACCTGTCGAAGGTCGGGCTGGCGTTCTTCACGGTCAACGGCGTGATCGCGGTGCTGCTCGGATCTGCGGGCATCATCGACGCGGTCCTGGCGTAACTGTCGCACTGTCCGGACACAATGGCGCCTGCGTTTTTCGCAAACGACTGTTTGCAAACAGTCGTTTGCGGCATACGGTGCCAACGATGCCCCATGGCGCGCGGCACTGCTTCCCACACCGACGGCGACGTCCGGCAACGCCTGCTCGAGGCGGCCGGGGAGGAGTTTGCGCGTCACGGCTTCGAGAATGCCAGCGTCCGAGCGATGTGCGACCGCGCCGAGGCGAACGTGTCGGCGGTCAAGTATCACTTCGGCTCGAAGGAAGAGCTCTACTCCTCCGTCTGGCGTGCGGCCGTGGAGCGGACGACGAACTACCGCAGCATTCCGACCTACGACCCGCAGACGCAAACGCCCGAGGAGGCGCTTGGCGAGTTCATCGCGTGGTTCGTCGATTTGATGCTCTATCGCGACGTGCGCTTCACGCCGTCACTCGGCCACCTGCTGAGTCACGAGATGATCAGTCCGACGCCGGGCGGAATCGACCTGTTCATGGAAAAGTGTGCCGGCCCGATGCACGGCAGCCTTCGCCAGATGGTCCGGGCGATGATTGGACAAGAGGTGCCCGAGGCGACGATGCGACGACTCTGCAATCACGTCGTGGCTCTGTGCGTGCATCCTCACCAAAGCCGCGAGATTCAGAATCGCGTCGGCGTTCCCGTACCCAAGAGCAAGCCCGCACTCAAGAAGCTCGCCGACGACATAACAACATTTGCCACGGCGGGAATCAAAGCGTTTGCCGCGCCGTAGCAGGACTGTGTTCGCTTCACGATGGTCGACTCGTTCCTCGGAATGAGCGCTTTTCCATGATGTCATGACAACCAAAGACACGACCAACAAAGCACCTTCATCTGCAAAGCGGTGGCTTGGCCGTGTCGCGGTGGTGATCGTGTGTGCTGCGATTCTGTCCGGAGCCGTCGTCTTGCGAGCGTCGACGATTGACGGGCAAGAGAACGCCGTCGGCGCGCGTGCTGCACCGCCTCTGTTAGTGACGGTCATGACGGCCGAGCGGTCTGACGGTTACGACGAGACGCGACGCTTCGTCGGGCTCGTCGAGGCACGTCGCACGACGATGGCGTCGTTCGAGCGGCAGGGCATGGTCATCGAAGCCGCGCCCGACGCGGGCGAGGTCGTCACGCAGGGCCAGCTGCTCGCACGGCTCGACACGGCCCGCCTCGACGCGACCAAGGTCGAGGCCGAAGCACGGCTGCGGCAGGCCAAGGCGGACGTGCGACTGGCGGAGGAGACGTTCCGCCGCACGACCGAGGCTCGCGAGCTCGACGCCGTCGCCGAACAGGCGCTTGACGACGCACGCCGTCAGCTCGACTCCGCCAACGCAGCCGTCGAGGTCGCCGAGGCGGCGCTCGCGGGCATCGACGTCGACCTTGCCAAGTCGAAGCTTTTGGCACCATTTGACGCAATCGTGGTCGACCGCACGGTGGACGAAGGGGCCGTCGTCTCGCCCGGGCAGGTTGCGTTCGAGTTGGTGGATCGCGAGTCGCCCGAAGCTCGCATCGGTCTGGCCGGTCCCGCTGTCACCTCGGTTGAGGCTGGGCAACGCACCGAAGTCGTCATCCGCGGACAGCGCGTTCCCGCGACGGTCCGAGCGGTGCTCCCGACCGTCGGCGACCGTGCTCGAACGGTCGAGGCGATCCTCGTTCTCGATCGGCCGCTCGACGGCATTCGCGTCGGGGACCGGGCGACGTTGGAAGTGACCGACTTCATCGAAGCCAGCGGGTTCTCGCTGCCGCTGGGCGCGTTGACCGAAGGCACGCGCGGCCTGTGGGCGTGCTACGTCGCCGTCCCAACCGACGGCCTCAAAGACGGAGCGACGCATCAGCTCGAACGCCGCGAACTGCAGCTCCTCCGCACCAGCGGCGATCGAGTCTTCGTCCGCGGCACGCTCGGTGCCGGTGAGCTCGTTGCGACCGAGGGCATCCACAAGCTGACGCCCGGCCTGCCGGTCCGAGTCGCGGAGGCTCAGCCATGAGTGGTCCGACAGCTTCGGAGACGGGCGGCTTCGCGACGCTGTTTTTCCGGAACAAATACCTGCTGTGGCTGACCATCTCGGTGCTGCTCGTCACGGGTCTGCTGGCGACGTTGTCGCTGCCCGTGATGGAGGACCCGATCATCGTCCGCCGCAATCCGCTGGTGGTCACGGCCGTGCCGGGTTCGAGCGCGGAGCGTGTCGAGTCGCTCGTGACCGAAAAGATCGAGGAGGAACTCCGCGAAATCCCGGAGATCAAGACGGTCACGTCGACCAGCCGGACCGGAGTGAGCATCGTGGGCATCGAACTCGAAGACGCCGTCGTCGCGGGAGAGAACGAGCGGCTGTTCAGTCGCATTCGCGATCAGCTCGAATCCGCACGTCGCGACTTCCCGCCAGAGGCCGGGCCGCCGGTGTTGGAGGATCAGCGTGGCGCGACCGCGTACACGATGATCGTCAGCCTGACCTGGCAGGCTGAGTCGGAGCCCGACCGCGGCATCCTGACCCGTCACGCAGAGGCCCTTTCCGACCGGCTTCGCAACGTCGGCGGGACGAGCGTGGTCGACGTCTTCGGTGCCGTGGAAGAGGAGATCGTCGTGGAGGTCGACGAGGACGAGCTGGCCATGCTCGGGCTCGACACGCGGGCGGTCGCGCGGGCGACGGCCCAGGCGGACGCGAAGGTGGCGGCAGGTGTGTTTCGCGATGCCGACGACGCTCTGCCGATTGAAGTGACCGGCGCGCTCGACTCGCGTCAACGCGTGGCCGACGTGCCGCTGGTTGAGAACGGCGACGGCAACGTGCTCCGCGTCGGCGATGTCGCGATCGTGTCGAAGGGCACTCGCGACCCGCCTGAGCAGATCGCGATGACCGACGGCGAACGGGCCGTCCTTGTCGCCGCCCGCATGGGTCGCGGAAGCCGAGTCACCGCGTGGACCGAGCAGGCACGGCAGGTCGTCGACGCCTACGGACAAACCCTGGGCGGCGGTGTCGGGCTCGACGTCTCGTTCGACCAGTCGACCTACACCGAGACACGCCTGCTCGAACTCGTCGGCAACCTGCTGCTGGGCTGCGGCGTGGTCGTGATGGTCATCTTCATGTTCATGGGATGGCGATCCGCGATCATCGTCGGCGCGACGCTGCCGCTGGTGTCGGGCTCGGTGCTCTTTTCGCTGCTCGTCATCGGCGGTGAGCTGCACCAGATGAGCGTCTTCGGGATGATCATCGCGCTGGGCCTGCTCATCGACAACGCCATCGTCGTGACCGACGAGGTCAACCAGCACCTCGCCGCCGGTGAGACGCGCATCGATGCGGTACGCCGAGTCGTGCGGACATACTTCGGCCCGCTCGCGGCGAGCACACTGACGACGGTGCTCGCTTTCGCCCCGATCGCACTGCTGCCCGGCAGCGGCGGCGACTTCGTCGGCGGCATCGCGATCAGCGTGATTCTGGCCATCATCGGGTCGTTCTTCGTCGCGATGACCGTCATCGTCAGCCTCGCCGGCCTCTACGCCGCCGGGCCGCTCGATCATCGGCCGAGCCTTGTTCGACGCTGGCTCCGCAACGGGCTGCAAAGCGACGCTGTCACCAGGCAGTACCGACGCCTGCTCGGCCTCGTCGTGGCGTTCCCGCTCATGGCGATCCTGTTCACACTGACCCTGCCGGCGGCAGGCATGGTGGTCGGGTCGTCTCTCAGCCGATCCTTCTTCCCGCCGACGAGTCGCGACATGTTCGACCTGAAGCTCTGGCTTCCCGAGTCGGCGTCGATCGAAGAGACGCAGCGCGTCGCCGAGCTTGTCGAAGATGCCGCACGCGACATCGACGGCATCGAACGACTCGACTGGCTCGTCGGGGCCAGCTATCCGAGCGTCTACTACAACCTCATCATGAACCAGGACAACAGCGCGAACTACGCGCAGGCTGTTGTCCACACCACGGACTCGCGAACGACCGATCGCGTCGTTCGGCCGCTGCAGGACAAGCTCGACGCCGAGTTCCCGGGAGCCCGCATCGTCGTCAAAAAGTTCGGCCAGGGCCCACCCGTTGCGGCCGACATCGAGTACCGCATCTTCGGCGATGATCTCGACACGCTGCAGGACCTCGGCGAGCAGCTTCGCCTGCGATTGCAGCGTCATCCCGACGTCGTCCACGCGTCGATGAGCGTTGCCCGAGGTACGCCCAAGCTCTGGATCGAGGCTGACGAAGACGAGGCGCGACTCGCAGGTCTCGACACTACCGACGTCGCACGACAGCTCGCCGCCAACCTCATCGGCGTCACCGGCGGCAGTGTGCTCGAAGGGACCGAGGAACTGCCCGTCCGCGTCCGTCACGCCGGCGACGGCAGAACGTCGGCCGAAGCCGTCGCCTCGACCCAGCTCGCCACGCCGGGTGGCGGATACGTCCCACTCTCAGCCATCGGCGAACTGACGCTCCGCCCGACCGAGGCTGGCATCAGCCGGTACGACGGTCTGCGCATCAACACGATCGAGGCCTTCACGCGCGAGGGCTCCCCAGCACAAGAGTTGCAGAAGTCGATCCTCGAAGAGGCGGAGAACAGCGGCTTCGTCCTTCCGCCCGGCTACACGATCGGTTTCGGCGGCGAGGCCGAGCAGTCGGGTGATTCGCAGGGCAACCTCGCCTCGTTCGCTCCGGCAATCGTGCTGATCCTGGTCGCGACGCTCATCCTGACATTCCGCAGCCTCCGAATGGCGGGCATGCTGTTCGTCATTGCCGGCTCGTGTGTCGGGTTCGCCCTCCTGTCGACTTGGTCGATCTCGCTGCCGATCGGTTTCAACATGATTCTCGGCACGCTCGGCCTGATCGGCGTCGCACTCAACGACTCGATCGTCGTCATCAGTTCGATCCGCAACAACCCCGATGCCCGCGCAGGCGATCGCGAGGCGCTCATCAAAGAAGTCATCGGCTGCACGCGTCACGTTCTGTCGACCACCTTCACCACGCTCGGCGGCTTTGCCCCGCTGCTGCTGTTGGCCGAGGGTGACTTCTGGCCGAGCCTGGCGATCGTGCTCTTCGGCGGGATTCTGGGGGCGATGCTCCTGGCCTTGTTCTTCATCCCGGCGGCTTACGTGGTCTTTCATCCGCGCAAGTTCGGCCTGATCGGAACCGGGCCGAGCGAAAGCGACGACGTACCCGCCGTTCCCGCACCGGCTTTCACACCCGCGCCCGCATGAACCAGCGACTCTTCTTCGCGATTCCGCTGCTGGTCGTCGGCTGTGCCGTCGGACCCGACTATGAACGGCCGACCGACGACGACCTTGGCATGCAGGCCACGTTCGCTTCGACGCGTCCGACCACGCGTCCGGTGTTTGTCGTCGACGAGACGACCCGCTGGTGGACGACGTTCGACGACGCGTTGCTGGAACGCCTTGTCGAAGAGGCGCTCGCGGACAACCTCGACCTCACTGCGGCCGAGGCACGCGTCCGCGAGGCGCGGCTGCTCCGTCGATCGGCCCAGTCGGGCTTCTTTCCGACCATTAACGGCGCTGCCAGCTACACGCGCACCCGCTCTTCGGAAAACGCCGGCATCGGCCAGGCTGCGAACAACATTCCCGGCATCGAGCTGGAGGAGAACCTCTACTCCGTCGGCGTCGACGCAGCTTGGGAGCTCGACGTCTTCGGGCAGGTCCGTCGGCAGGTCGAGGCCGCCGAGGCTCGGACCGAGGCGACGGTCGAAGCCGCGCGTGACCTGTCGCTGATCGTCGCCGCGGAAGTCGCCCGGAACTACGCCGACCTCCGTGCTGCCCAGGGCCGACTCGGCGTGCAGCGTCGCAACATCGAGCTCCAGGCGGCGACGCTCGACCTCGTGAACCGCAAGCGTCAAGCGGGGCTCGTGCCGGAGGTCGACGTCGCCCGCGCTCGCACGCAGCTCGAGACCACCAAGGCCGCCCTGCCACCGCTGCGTGCCGCCGAACAGTCGGCGGCGTTTCGCCTTTCCGTCCTCACAGGCCAATCGCCTTCGGCACTGCTCGACGAATTGACGGTCGACCAGGCGCTGCCGACGCTGCCGCCGGTTCCCGACGCTGGCGTTCCAGCGGACCTGATCCGACGCCGGCCCGACCTTCGTCAAGCCGAGCGCAACCTCGCCGCGTCCGTCGCCGACGTCGGCGTCGCGACGGCCGAGCTCTATCCGAAGTTCCGCATTTCGGGTCTGTTCGCGCTCGAGAGCGTCGACAGCGACAACCTCTTCGAGGCCGCCAGCCGCACCTGGTCGATCGGTCCGGGCGTCAGCGTGCCGCTCTTCAACGCCGGCCGGCTGCGGGCCCTGCGCGAGGTCGAGCAAGCCCAGGTCGACGCGGCCGTGGCAAGCTACAACCAGGCCGTCTTCGTCGCGATCGAAGAGGTCGAGCGTGGCCTCGTCCGCCGACGCGAAAGCCACGCTGAGGCCGAGCAGCTCGATCGAGCACTGACCGAAGCCGAGCGGAGCGTTGAGCTGTCGCGCGTCCTCTACGACCGCGGCCTTCGCGACTTTCAGGTGGTCCTCGACGCGCAGCAAGCGCTGGTCGACATTGAAGACCGCCTCACTGCCGCCAGGGCGACCGCGTTGGCCGACGCCGTGACGCTCTATCAGGCGCTCGCCGGTGGTTGGGCAGCGACGGAAGCCGGCGCGCCGTAACGCGCTTCCACCGCATCGGCGGCTTCGTTGCGATCCGTATCGCGCAGCCGTTGCACGTATGCATCCACGCCGCCCCGCGGTTGATTGCTGCTGCCGTCGATCTTGCAGTGGAACGGCCCGCCCTGACTCAGCACGGTGTAGAGCGGATCGACGACGTCGCTGCAGTCGCGGACCACGCTGGCCATCGCTTCGTCGTGCCAGTTCAACAGTCGCCACGTCGCTTCGCGTAGCAGCTCGGGATGCTGATCGGCGACGTCGTGCTGCTCGTGCGGGTCGTCGGTGAGGTTGAAGAGCGTGTGCTTGTCGAACGGATGCAACCCGTCGTGGTAGGTCCGCATGTAGAGCCACGACTTGCCGTCGGCCTCGAAGCGGACGGAGCGCTGACAGACGTGAGCACACTGCGACAGCACCAGCTCGTCGCGACCGCCCGGCCGATCGGTCTTGAGCGTGTCGGCGAAGCTCTTGCCGTCCCATACCGCCGGCGTCATGGCTGCGGCTTCCTGGCCGAGCAGCTCCAGGCACGTCGTCGGCCAGTCGAGGTGGTAGTGCAGCGACGCGAATTCGCGACCGCCCTCGATGCCCGGCCACTTCAGGATGAACGGCAGCCGACACGTCGCGTGGTCGGCCGTGCCGTGTTCGCCGTAGATCCCGAGTTGTCCTTGGTTTTCGCCGTGATCGGCGCTGACGAGGATGATCGTGTCGTCGTAGACGCCCGCGTCCTTGAGTCGCTGGATCAGCCGTCCGACGGCGTCATCGACGTAGCGGATGGCGGTGTCGTAGCCGTTGATCCAGCGTGTGAGGGACGCGCGGTCGGTGATGCGTGACGGCACGCGCGGGTAGCGATCGGTCGGGTGATCGCCGTACATGCCGAGGTCCGACGCACTGTGCGGCCCGCCACGTTGAAGGTGTCGCTGGATGACATCGTCGGTGAACCAGTCGGCGATCGGCTCGTTCGCGAACGGATCGCCGTAGTCCATCGGCACGCGGTACGGTGTGTGGATGTCCCAGAAGTTCAGGTGCAAGTACCAGTCGTCACGCTCGACGTTGCGATCCAGCCAGCTCTGCAGCACCGGCTCGACGGTCTCGACGGGCTCTTGCCCACCCTCGCCGGTGTTATGGATTTCGTTGAAGCCGGCGTAGTAGTGGTGGGCCGCGTGTCGCTGTCCGAAGGGCGAGATCATCGCCGTGTGCATGCCGAGCTTCTGGAGCTGGCGTGGGAAGCTGTCTTCTTCGTACGTCGAGCGAAAGCCACGCCCCGGCCCTTCGCGTTTCGGGTCGGCCGCAGTGTCGCCGTGACCGACGACGCCGGTGTGGATGCCGAATCTGCCGGTGTAGAGCGCCGTCCGCGACGGCAGGCACGGCGCGTCAGAGCAGTACACGTTGTCGAACCGCACGCCATCCTTCGCAAGCTGATCGATGTTGGGCGACGTGTCGCGGTGGTATCCGTAACAGCCGAGATGCGACGGGTTCAGGGCGTCGAGGTCGAGGTAGACAATCCGCGGCATACCGGCACGGTAACGGTCCGATCAGCGATCCGACAGCCGCGTCGTAACGTGCGGGATGGCCCTGGATGTCGCACTCAAAGAGTGGCAGTCCGTCTGCCGACTTCTGGCCCAGGGCAGGCAGTCCGTGCTGCTTCGCAAAGGCGGCATCCAGGAAGGCCCGGGCGGCTTTGCCATCAAGCACAATGCCTTCGCCCTGCTTCCGACGCGGCTCCACCAGGACGCATCGATGCTCCGCCCCGAGTTCCACGACGCCCTCGAACCCGGCGACGACGAGCCGGCCCGATTCGACGTCACCCACGGTTGCCGTGTAAGCGACATCCATGTCGTGCCGAGCCGCGACACACTCGATCGCCTGTCGCCCTTCCACCCGTGGGGCGCGTCGTACCTCGACCTCCGCTGGAACTACCGCCCCGAGCGACCGCTGTATCTGGTGGTGGTCCGCACGTTCGCTCTGTCTGAGGCGC
This genomic interval from Planctomycetota bacterium contains the following:
- a CDS encoding UbiA-like polyprenyltransferase, which translates into the protein MTTAQPLRGVDALGAFAADIKLSHSIFAMPFALLAATLAAKEAQFGETWGVGTFVLVVVCMIAARTVAMGANRLLDAEIDAKNPRTSRRSIPAGRLTKRYVATTVVGWAIAFEVACVGFGLIYGNWLPAMLGPVVLAVLAAYPLLKRFTSLCHYYLGLCLALAPPCAWIAVAGTIAIEPVLMGLAVLCWTAGFDVIYATADVETDVRDGVHSVPSKLGIAKALWVSRATHVVAMAFLVALGVASPLLGVVWYAAVAIVGGLFVVEHRLVRADDLSKVGLAFFTVNGVIAVLLGSAGIIDAVLA
- a CDS encoding sulfatase — encoded protein: MPRIVYLDLDALNPSHLGCYGYHRDTSPNIDQLAKDGVRFDNVYCSDAPCLPSRTALYTGRFGIHTGVVGHGDTAADPKREGPGRGFRSTYEEDSFPRQLQKLGMHTAMISPFGQRHAAHHYYAGFNEIHNTGEGGQEPVETVEPVLQSWLDRNVERDDWYLHLNFWDIHTPYRVPMDYGDPFANEPIADWFTDDVIQRHLQRGGPHSASDLGMYGDHPTDRYPRVPSRITDRASLTRWINGYDTAIRYVDDAVGRLIQRLKDAGVYDDTIILVSADHGENQGQLGIYGEHGTADHATCRLPFILKWPGIEGGREFASLHYHLDWPTTCLELLGQEAAAMTPAVWDGKSFADTLKTDRPGGRDELVLSQCAHVCQRSVRFEADGKSWLYMRTYHDGLHPFDKHTLFNLTDDPHEQHDVADQHPELLREATWRLLNWHDEAMASVVRDCSDVVDPLYTVLSQGGPFHCKIDGSSNQPRGGVDAYVQRLRDTDRNEAADAVEARYGAPASVAAQPPASA
- a CDS encoding CerR family C-terminal domain-containing protein, with the translated sequence MARGTASHTDGDVRQRLLEAAGEEFARHGFENASVRAMCDRAEANVSAVKYHFGSKEELYSSVWRAAVERTTNYRSIPTYDPQTQTPEEALGEFIAWFVDLMLYRDVRFTPSLGHLLSHEMISPTPGGIDLFMEKCAGPMHGSLRQMVRAMIGQEVPEATMRRLCNHVVALCVHPHQSREIQNRVGVPVPKSKPALKKLADDITTFATAGIKAFAAP
- a CDS encoding efflux RND transporter periplasmic adaptor subunit, translated to MTTKDTTNKAPSSAKRWLGRVAVVIVCAAILSGAVVLRASTIDGQENAVGARAAPPLLVTVMTAERSDGYDETRRFVGLVEARRTTMASFERQGMVIEAAPDAGEVVTQGQLLARLDTARLDATKVEAEARLRQAKADVRLAEETFRRTTEARELDAVAEQALDDARRQLDSANAAVEVAEAALAGIDVDLAKSKLLAPFDAIVVDRTVDEGAVVSPGQVAFELVDRESPEARIGLAGPAVTSVEAGQRTEVVIRGQRVPATVRAVLPTVGDRARTVEAILVLDRPLDGIRVGDRATLEVTDFIEASGFSLPLGALTEGTRGLWACYVAVPTDGLKDGATHQLERRELQLLRTSGDRVFVRGTLGAGELVATEGIHKLTPGLPVRVAEAQP
- a CDS encoding DUF1802 family protein — encoded protein: MALDVALKEWQSVCRLLAQGRQSVLLRKGGIQEGPGGFAIKHNAFALLPTRLHQDASMLRPEFHDALEPGDDEPARFDVTHGCRVSDIHVVPSRDTLDRLSPFHPWGASYLDLRWNYRPERPLYLVVVRTFALSEALVVTNTYEVAGCRSWVPIADDVARTTFGEPVLAEAAHTAIQSAIVGMLET
- a CDS encoding efflux transporter outer membrane subunit; its protein translation is MNQRLFFAIPLLVVGCAVGPDYERPTDDDLGMQATFASTRPTTRPVFVVDETTRWWTTFDDALLERLVEEALADNLDLTAAEARVREARLLRRSAQSGFFPTINGAASYTRTRSSENAGIGQAANNIPGIELEENLYSVGVDAAWELDVFGQVRRQVEAAEARTEATVEAARDLSLIVAAEVARNYADLRAAQGRLGVQRRNIELQAATLDLVNRKRQAGLVPEVDVARARTQLETTKAALPPLRAAEQSAAFRLSVLTGQSPSALLDELTVDQALPTLPPVPDAGVPADLIRRRPDLRQAERNLAASVADVGVATAELYPKFRISGLFALESVDSDNLFEAASRTWSIGPGVSVPLFNAGRLRALREVEQAQVDAAVASYNQAVFVAIEEVERGLVRRRESHAEAEQLDRALTEAERSVELSRVLYDRGLRDFQVVLDAQQALVDIEDRLTAARATALADAVTLYQALAGGWAATEAGAP
- a CDS encoding efflux RND transporter permease subunit, which encodes MSGPTASETGGFATLFFRNKYLLWLTISVLLVTGLLATLSLPVMEDPIIVRRNPLVVTAVPGSSAERVESLVTEKIEEELREIPEIKTVTSTSRTGVSIVGIELEDAVVAGENERLFSRIRDQLESARRDFPPEAGPPVLEDQRGATAYTMIVSLTWQAESEPDRGILTRHAEALSDRLRNVGGTSVVDVFGAVEEEIVVEVDEDELAMLGLDTRAVARATAQADAKVAAGVFRDADDALPIEVTGALDSRQRVADVPLVENGDGNVLRVGDVAIVSKGTRDPPEQIAMTDGERAVLVAARMGRGSRVTAWTEQARQVVDAYGQTLGGGVGLDVSFDQSTYTETRLLELVGNLLLGCGVVVMVIFMFMGWRSAIIVGATLPLVSGSVLFSLLVIGGELHQMSVFGMIIALGLLIDNAIVVTDEVNQHLAAGETRIDAVRRVVRTYFGPLAASTLTTVLAFAPIALLPGSGGDFVGGIAISVILAIIGSFFVAMTVIVSLAGLYAAGPLDHRPSLVRRWLRNGLQSDAVTRQYRRLLGLVVAFPLMAILFTLTLPAAGMVVGSSLSRSFFPPTSRDMFDLKLWLPESASIEETQRVAELVEDAARDIDGIERLDWLVGASYPSVYYNLIMNQDNSANYAQAVVHTTDSRTTDRVVRPLQDKLDAEFPGARIVVKKFGQGPPVAADIEYRIFGDDLDTLQDLGEQLRLRLQRHPDVVHASMSVARGTPKLWIEADEDEARLAGLDTTDVARQLAANLIGVTGGSVLEGTEELPVRVRHAGDGRTSAEAVASTQLATPGGGYVPLSAIGELTLRPTEAGISRYDGLRINTIEAFTREGSPAQELQKSILEEAENSGFVLPPGYTIGFGGEAEQSGDSQGNLASFAPAIVLILVATLILTFRSLRMAGMLFVIAGSCVGFALLSTWSISLPIGFNMILGTLGLIGVALNDSIVVISSIRNNPDARAGDREALIKEVIGCTRHVLSTTFTTLGGFAPLLLLAEGDFWPSLAIVLFGGILGAMLLALFFIPAAYVVFHPRKFGLIGTGPSESDDVPAVPAPAFTPAPA
- the ubiE gene encoding bifunctional demethylmenaquinone methyltransferase/2-methoxy-6-polyprenyl-1,4-benzoquinol methylase UbiE; the encoded protein is MQKVDGEIWDRERLRDPHKEADKQRRVRDMFAAIAPSYDLNNRLWSLGIDQSWRRKAVKLSQLKGDDRVVDVACGTGDLTILYADAVARLGKPAPVIGVDYTHEMLPPAVKKTASGAVYASGDAQRLPMSDASADVVSIAFGIRNVGDSRTAYDEFFRVLRPGGRVVVLEFSKPTNRLIRTGYDFYFNHVLTRLASLVARDKTGAYRYLASSVETFKPRHVMQQELEDAGFVDVKQTPVTFGVAVIYVGTKPA